One window of Ziziphus jujuba cultivar Dongzao chromosome 5, ASM3175591v1 genomic DNA carries:
- the LOC107420692 gene encoding transcription factor MYB3R-1 codes for MEGDRSISTPSDGLGDGFQKIRALHGRTSGPTRRSTKGQWTPEEDEVLRRAVQRFKGKNWKKIAECFKDRTDVQCLHRWQKVLNPELVKGPWSKEEDEIIIELVNKYGPKKWSTISQHLPGRIGKQCRERWHNHLNPAINKEAWTQEEELALIRAHQIYGNKWAELTKFLPGRTDNSIKNHWNSSVKKKLDSYLKSGLLAQFQGLPHVGHQNQPMVSSSSRMQSSGDDSGHKGTEAEEISECSQDSTFSGRFPSSNDMASVVLCTRKEFQGTNNSGLGKDPNPSSASCSVPYYPSVEGSAFSVPEISPEIGSAAKFLEQGFPHDAETSISGDIQFNLDELPNISSLELACERSGIPTHCLGSDVRQGENVQFQTSEGLSVSTSMGTMPLSSNKPAHMLISDDECCTVLFSEAMNNRCFSSKTLAKGSDFVGLGGCTGSLLSHSSNIPMSEASGTAATQLYCPSNSNATGTSCSQTFHPTVISANDRPLIFGGESNHLFGTQEYEYIISSDDGFVFANDCANSPCNDGTDAIGLHEQSDTLKDSSKLVPVNTFSSRSDTQTCPMDRRPDELREQKDTGALCYEPPRFPSLDVPFFSCDLVQSSSDMQQEYSPLGIRQLMMSSMNCLTPFRLWDSPTRDNSPDAVLKSAAKTFTGTPTILKKRHRELFSPLSDRRCDKKLDTHVTSSLMRDFSRLDVMFDDSGSHKAPSVSPSCCQDGNTRNSAASAADKENQGHLTPERLKKGSDSTEISDGSIPEKDVEDSESQEKTKHGVVDVDAKTKIDAGPTSEIEEMPSEILVEHNINDLLLYSPDQVNLKAERALGSGMKTPRNQYHKSSEPTSNQCVGQTSAERQCASVCSPSISGKKLVSCSVAETCVRSDSSLILPEMMGCNAGSDATTETISMFGSTPFKRSIESPSAWKSPWFINSFLPCPRIDTEITIEDFGYFMSPGNRSYDAIGLMKQVSEQTAAAYANAQEILGDETPETLFQRRTSHERRDQENNHVRPNQLQSHSHLPQNILTERRTLDFSECGTPGKGIEHGKSSTSVSFSSPSSYLLKGCR; via the exons ATGGAAGGTGACAGGTCAATTTCTACTCCTTCAGATGGTCTTGGTGATGGTTTTCAGAAAATTCGAGCTCTACATGG GAGGACCAGTGGGCCTACAAGGCGTTCTACTAAAGGACAATGGACACCTGAAGAG GATGAGGTCTTGCGAAGGGCTGTTCAGCGGTTTAAAGGAAAGAACTGGAAAAAAATAG CGGAGTGTTTCAAGGATCGTACTGACGTACAATGCCTCCATAGATGGCAGAAGGTCTTGAATCCAGAGCTTGTCAAAGGTCCCTGGTCTAAAGAG GAGGATGAGATAATTATTGAATTGGTGAACAAATATGGGCCAAAAAAGTGGTCCACAATTTCTCAGCATTTACCTGGACGTATTGGTAAGCAATGTCGGGAAAG GTGGCATAATCATCTTAATCCTGCTATAAACAAAGAAGCATGGACCCAAGAAGAAGAGTTGGCTTTAATTCGTGCTCATCAGATTTATGGGAACAAATGGGCAGAGCTAACAAAGTTTTTGCCAGGAAG GACAGACAATTCTATAAAAAATCATTGGAACAGTTCTGTGAAAAAGAAATTGGATTCTTATTTGAAGTCAGGTTTACTTGCACAGTTCCAGGGCCTGCCTCATGTTGGACATCAAAACCAACCTATGGTTTCATCTTCTTCGAGAATGCAGAGCAGTGGAGATGATAGTGGTCATAAAGGGACTGAGGCAGAGGAAATTTCAGAATGCAGTCAGGATTCAACATTTTCTGGTCGATTTCCTTCTTCAAATGACATGGCCAGTGTGGTGCTATGTACAAGAAAGGAATTTCAGGGGACTAACAATTCTGGTCTAGGAAAGGATCCAAACCCCAGTTCAGCATCTTGTTCTGTACCATATTATCCATCAGTAGAAGGTTCTGCCTTTTCTGTTCCAGAAATATCTCCAGAAATAGGTTCAGCTGCCAAATTTCTTGAGCAGGGTTTCCCACATGATGCTGAAACATCTATCAGTGGGGATATCCAGTTCAATTTAGATGAGTTACCTAATATTTCTTCACTAGAATTGGCATGTGAACGGTCAGGAATTCCAACACACTGTTTAGGTTCTGATGTAAGACAAGGGGAGAATGTTCAATTTCAAACTTCTGAAGGGTTAAGTGTTTCTACTTCCATGGGGACTATGCCCTTGAGTTCTAATAAACCAGCACACATGCTGATATCTGATGATGAGTGTTGCACTGTGTTATTTTCAGAAGCAATGAATAATAGATGCTTTTCCTCAAAAACTCTGGCAAAAGGTTCAGACTTTGTTGGTTTGGGTGGATGCACAGGTTCATTACTTAGTCACTCATCAAACATTCCTATGTCCGAAGCCAGTGGGACTGCAGCTACACAATTGTATTGTCCTTCAAACTCTAATGCGACGGGAACTTCATGCTCTCAAACATTTCATCCCACTGTGATTTCTGCTAATGATCGTCCACTTATATTTGGTGGTGAATCGAATCATTTATTTGGAACACAAGAATATGAGTATATCATTAGTTCCGATGATGGCTTTGTTTTTGCCAATGACTGTGCCAATTCTCCTTGCAATGATGGTACAGATGCAATAGGACTCCACGAGCAATCGGACACATTGAAGGATTCTTCTAAATTAGTACCTGTAAATACATTTAGTTCAAGATCAGACACACAGACATGTCCCATGGATAGAAGACCAGACGAGCTCAGGGAACAGAAAGATACAGGAGCTCTGTGCTATGAACCTCCTCGTTTTCCTAGTTTGGATGTTCCATTTTTTAGCTGTGATCTTGTACAATCTAGTAGCGATATGCAGCAAGAATATAGTCCCCTTGGTATCCGCCAGCTGATGATGTCTTCCATGAACTGTCTTACTCCATTTAGGTTATGGGATTCTCCAACTCGAGATAATAGCCCTGATGCTGTGCTGAAAAGTGCTGCTAAAACTTTTACAGGTACACCAACCATTTTGAAGAAACGACACCGGGAGTTATTCTCACCATTGTCAGACAGAAGATGTGACAAAAAGCTAGATACTCATGTTACCTCTAGTTTGATGAGAGATTTTTCTCGTTTGGATGTCATGTTTGATGACAGTGGGAGTCATAAAGCACCTTCCGTTTCTCCATCTTGTTGTCAAGATGGGAATACTAGGAACTCTGCAGCCTCTGCTGCCGATAAAGAAAACCAGGGTCATCTCACTCCAGAGAGATTGAAAAAAGGGAGTGATAGTACTGAAATTTCTGATGGTAGTATCCCAGAGAAAGATGTTGAAGATAGTGAATCCCAGGAAAAGACAAAGCATGGAGTTGTTGATGTTGATGCTAAGACCAAGATTGATGCTGGTCCTACTTCCGAAATA gaAGAAATGCCTTCTGAAATTCTTGTCGAACATAACATCAATGATCTTCTATTATATTCACCTGATCAAGTTAATCTTAAAGCTGAAAGAGCATTGGGCTCAGGCATGAAAACTCCAAGGAATCAGTACCACAAAAGCTCTGAACCTACATCAAATCAATGCGTTGGCCAAACCTCAGCTGAGAGACAATGTGCATCTGTCTGCTCCCCTTCTATAAGTGGGAAGAAGCTTGTAAGTTGTTCAGTTGCGGAGACATGTGTACGATCTGATTCTTCACTGATCCTCCCAGAGATGATGGGTTGTAATGCTGGTAGTGATGCCACAACTGAAACTATTAGCAT GTTTGGGAGTACTCCGTTCAAAAGAAGTATCGAATCCCCTTCAGCATGGAAGTCTCCTTGGTTTATCAACTCTTTCTTACCTTGCCCGAGGATTGACACCGAGATAACTATAGAG GATTTTGGCTATTTTATGAGCCCAGGTAATAGAAGCTATGATGCCATTGGGTTGATGAAACAGGTAAGTGAGCAAACTGCTGCTGCATATGCCAATGCTCAGGAGATATTGGGAGATGAAACGCCTGAAACATTGTTCCAAAGACGTACAAGCCATGAGAGACGGGATCAGGAGAACAATCATGTACGACCAAACCAGCTTCAGAGCCATTCCCATTTGCCACAAAATATTTTG ACGGAGCGTCGTACCCTTGACTTCAGTGAATGTGGGACTCCTGGGAAAGGAATAGAACATGGGAAATCATCAACTTCTGTTAGCTTTTCGAGTCCCTCGTCTTATTTGTTGAAAGGTTGCAGATGA
- the LOC107420686 gene encoding uncharacterized protein LOC107420686 — MLEGKAVIQETDMPALMQAQATASASRALDLYEVSDCITIAAHIKKDFDKMYGSGWQCVVGTNFSSFFTHFRGNFIHFGLAKLYFLIFKSTSING; from the exons ATGTTGGAAGGTAAAGCTGTGATCCAGGAAACAGACATGCCAGCATTGATGCAAGCTCAAGCTACGGCTTCTGCTTCCCGGGCCCTTGATCTTTATGAAGTTTCTGATTGTATCACCATTGCTGCCCACATCAAGAAG GATTTTGATAAGATGTATGGGTCTGGATGGCAATGTGTGGTGGGAACAAACTTCAGTTCTTTCTTCACCCATTTCAGAGGAAATTTCATCCACTTTGGACTGGCAAAGCTCTACTTCCTTATCTTCAAATCAACAAGCATTAATGGTTGA